A single genomic interval of Streptomyces sp. NBC_00663 harbors:
- a CDS encoding response regulator has translation MIEVLVVDDDTRVARVNAAYVEKVPGFHVAGEAHNAAEALRQVELLPRVDLVLMDHYLPDETGLSVVQEMRRRGHQTDVIMVTAARDVTTVQAAMRHGALQYLVKPFAFAGLRAKLEAYAELRRTLDGGGEAEQAEVDRIFGALSAPSEPDLPKGHSPTTAELVRQSLMNAEGPLSAQEIADRTGVSRQTAQRYLKLLERTGRARLTLKYGDAGRPEHRYVWATRA, from the coding sequence ATGATCGAGGTTCTGGTCGTGGACGACGACACGCGGGTCGCGCGGGTCAACGCCGCCTACGTCGAGAAGGTGCCGGGCTTCCATGTGGCGGGCGAGGCCCACAACGCGGCCGAGGCGCTGCGTCAGGTGGAGCTGCTGCCCCGCGTCGACCTGGTCCTCATGGACCACTACCTGCCCGACGAGACGGGCCTTTCGGTCGTTCAGGAGATGCGTCGCCGGGGCCACCAGACCGACGTGATCATGGTGACGGCCGCGCGGGACGTCACGACCGTGCAGGCCGCGATGCGGCACGGCGCGCTTCAGTACCTGGTCAAGCCGTTCGCCTTCGCGGGTCTGCGCGCCAAGCTGGAGGCGTACGCCGAGCTGCGCCGCACGCTCGACGGCGGCGGCGAGGCCGAACAGGCCGAGGTGGACCGTATCTTCGGCGCCCTGTCCGCGCCGTCGGAGCCCGATCTGCCCAAGGGGCACTCCCCCACGACCGCGGAGCTCGTACGGCAGTCCCTGATGAACGCGGAGGGGCCGCTGTCGGCCCAGGAGATCGCCGACCGGACAGGGGTGAGCCGGCAGACCGCCCAGCGCTATCTGAAGCTTCTGGAGCGCACCGGACGGGCCCGGCTCACGCTCAAGTACGGCGACGCGGGCCGCCCGGAACACCGTTACGTGTGGGCGACCCGCGCCTGA
- a CDS encoding ABC transporter substrate-binding protein: MRKTARYSALAAAGLLALSSLTACANDAASTASSGSKGDGKGTKVKIMVGGLDKVIYLPAMLTQRLGYFDAEGLDVELLSEPAGVQAETALVSGQVQGAVGFYDHTLDLQVKGKHVESVVQFSHAPGEVEIVSTKQADDITSPKDFKGKKLGITGLGSSTDFLTKYLAVKNGVKVSEFTPVAVGAGPTFISALQQGAIDGGMTTDPTVATILDKKAGKVLLDMRTPAGSQAALGGPYPSSSLYMQTDWVNGHKDTVQKMVNAFVKTLKWMSTHSALEIAEKMPADYSQGNNILYASAIESTLPMFTDDGVMPKNGPETVEKVLKAFNPAVQKADVDLDKTYTTEFVDKVTD; encoded by the coding sequence ATGCGCAAGACCGCCAGATACTCCGCCCTGGCCGCCGCCGGCCTGCTCGCCCTCTCCTCGCTCACCGCCTGCGCCAATGACGCGGCCAGTACCGCCTCCTCCGGCAGCAAGGGCGACGGCAAGGGGACGAAGGTCAAGATCATGGTCGGCGGCCTCGACAAGGTCATCTACCTGCCCGCGATGCTCACCCAGCGGCTCGGCTACTTCGACGCCGAGGGCCTCGACGTGGAGCTGCTCAGCGAACCCGCCGGTGTCCAGGCCGAGACCGCGCTCGTCTCCGGCCAGGTCCAGGGCGCCGTCGGCTTCTACGACCACACGCTCGACCTTCAGGTGAAGGGCAAGCACGTCGAGTCCGTGGTGCAGTTCTCGCACGCGCCCGGTGAGGTGGAGATCGTGTCCACGAAGCAGGCGGACGACATCACCTCGCCCAAGGACTTCAAGGGGAAGAAGCTCGGCATCACGGGTCTCGGCTCGTCGACCGACTTCCTCACCAAGTACCTCGCCGTCAAGAACGGCGTGAAGGTCAGCGAGTTCACGCCGGTCGCCGTCGGCGCCGGACCGACCTTCATCTCGGCGCTCCAGCAGGGAGCGATCGACGGCGGCATGACGACCGACCCGACCGTCGCGACGATCCTGGACAAGAAGGCGGGCAAGGTCCTCCTCGACATGCGCACGCCCGCGGGGTCCCAGGCGGCGCTCGGCGGTCCGTATCCCTCGTCAAGTCTGTACATGCAGACGGACTGGGTGAATGGACACAAGGACACCGTCCAGAAGATGGTCAATGCATTCGTCAAGACGCTCAAGTGGATGTCCACACACAGTGCCCTGGAGATCGCCGAGAAGATGCCCGCCGACTACTCCCAGGGCAACAACATCCTCTACGCGTCGGCCATTGAGAGCACCTTGCCGATGTTCACGGACGACGGGGTGATGCCGAAGAACGGCCCCGAGACCGTCGAGAAGGTGCTCAAGGCGTTCAACCCCGCCGTCCAGAAGGCCGACGTCGATCTCGACAAGACGTACACGACCGAGTTCGTGGACAAGGTGACGGACTGA
- a CDS encoding ABC transporter permease: MSPEVISTPVVDTAKTPPDRAHSRARAARRRKIVVAACRALLLVLVLGLWEILARAEVIDPFNFSMPTKIWDQIWTWVTHGTALGSLGEQIWYTLHEALLGWVFGVAAGVVFGIALGRITFLADVLGPYIKVLNSIPRIVLAPIFVIWFGLGPASKVASAVVLVFFPVFFNAFQGAREVDRNLVANARILGASDRRVTLQVVIPSATSWIFTSLHVSFGFALIGAIVGEYIGATKGIGLLVAQSQGTFNAAGVYAAMVILAVVALVAEGLLTFAERRIFRWKPTGSDS; the protein is encoded by the coding sequence ATGTCGCCTGAGGTCATCAGCACACCGGTCGTCGACACGGCCAAGACCCCACCGGACCGCGCTCATTCACGCGCGCGTGCCGCCCGTAGACGCAAGATCGTCGTCGCGGCCTGCCGGGCGCTGCTCCTGGTACTGGTGCTCGGCCTGTGGGAGATCCTCGCCCGCGCCGAGGTCATCGATCCGTTCAACTTCTCGATGCCCACCAAGATCTGGGACCAGATCTGGACCTGGGTGACGCACGGGACCGCGCTCGGATCCTTGGGCGAACAGATCTGGTACACGCTCCACGAGGCGCTGCTCGGCTGGGTCTTCGGCGTGGCCGCCGGTGTGGTGTTCGGTATCGCTCTGGGACGGATCACCTTTCTCGCCGATGTCCTTGGTCCATACATCAAGGTGCTCAACTCCATACCCAGAATCGTCCTCGCACCCATCTTCGTGATCTGGTTCGGCCTCGGGCCCGCCTCCAAGGTCGCGTCCGCGGTCGTGCTCGTCTTCTTCCCGGTGTTCTTCAACGCCTTCCAGGGCGCCCGTGAGGTCGACCGCAACCTGGTCGCCAACGCCCGCATCCTCGGGGCGAGCGACCGCCGGGTGACGCTTCAGGTGGTCATCCCGTCCGCGACCTCGTGGATCTTCACGAGCCTCCACGTCAGCTTCGGCTTCGCCCTCATCGGCGCGATCGTCGGCGAGTACATCGGCGCGACGAAGGGCATCGGCCTGCTTGTCGCGCAGTCGCAGGGCACCTTCAACGCGGCCGGTGTGTACGCCGCGATGGTCATCCTCGCCGTCGTCGCGCTCGTCGCCGAAGGGCTGCTCACCTTCGCGGAGCGCCGCATCTTCCGCTGGAAGCCGACGGGTTCGGACAGCTGA
- a CDS encoding ABC transporter ATP-binding protein — protein MSADTSPAIELRGASKTFRTPSGALHTAVRGLDLTVRRGEFVAVVGPTGCGKSTTLTLVSGLEEPSDGEVVVAGEPVRGVGDKVGFVFQQDATFPWRTVLSNVMAGPRFRGVPKTEAKAKAREWLARVGLSAFEDRYPHQLSGGQRKRVALAATFVNDPEILLMDEPFSALDVQTRALMSDELLELWEGSGASVVFVTHDLEESIALADRVVVMTAGPATVKHVFDIDLPRPRKVESVRLEPRFIEIYREIWESLGEEVRITRERGAAHVA, from the coding sequence ATGAGCGCAGACACCAGCCCCGCCATCGAGCTGCGGGGCGCGAGCAAGACGTTCAGGACCCCGTCAGGGGCCCTGCACACGGCGGTCCGGGGACTTGATCTCACGGTCCGGCGTGGGGAGTTCGTGGCCGTCGTCGGGCCCACCGGTTGCGGAAAGTCGACCACGTTGACCCTGGTCAGCGGCCTCGAAGAGCCCTCCGATGGCGAGGTCGTGGTCGCCGGAGAGCCGGTTCGCGGCGTGGGGGACAAGGTCGGGTTCGTCTTCCAGCAGGACGCCACCTTCCCCTGGCGCACGGTCCTGTCCAATGTCATGGCGGGCCCGCGTTTTCGTGGTGTGCCGAAGACGGAGGCGAAGGCGAAGGCGCGTGAGTGGCTGGCCCGGGTCGGGCTCTCGGCCTTCGAGGACCGCTATCCGCACCAGTTGTCCGGCGGACAGCGCAAGCGTGTCGCGCTCGCCGCGACCTTCGTCAACGACCCCGAGATCCTGCTGATGGACGAGCCGTTCTCGGCGCTCGACGTGCAGACCCGGGCCCTGATGTCGGACGAGCTGCTGGAGCTGTGGGAGGGCTCCGGCGCCTCCGTCGTGTTCGTCACCCACGACCTGGAGGAGTCCATCGCGCTGGCCGACCGGGTCGTCGTGATGACGGCCGGCCCGGCCACCGTCAAACACGTCTTCGACATTGACCTGCCCCGCCCGCGCAAGGTCGAGTCGGTGCGCCTGGAACCGCGGTTCATCGAGATCTACCGCGAGATCTGGGAGTCCCTCGGCGAAGAGGTCCGCATCACGCGCGAGAGAGGTGCCGCCCATGTCGCCTGA
- a CDS encoding response regulator, translated as MIDVLVVDDDFRVAEINAKYVGKVPGFRVAARAHTAAQALATVQRGTIDLVLLDHYLPDQTGLDLVHRMREQGHGTDVIMITAAGDVTTIQTAMRLGALHYLVKPFTFAALRSRLDSYAALRRTVDRVGGRGIAGQEQVDRMFGALRTTPAPPSPGLPSGHSEPTTDLICRVLHHADHPLSAHEVAAETGLSRSTAQRYLRHLEQAGRLRLSLKYGDTGRPEHRYAWVAP; from the coding sequence ATGATTGACGTCCTGGTCGTGGACGACGACTTCCGTGTCGCCGAGATCAACGCCAAGTACGTGGGAAAGGTTCCCGGTTTCCGGGTCGCCGCCCGCGCCCACACCGCCGCGCAGGCCCTGGCGACCGTTCAGCGCGGCACCATCGACCTGGTCCTGCTCGACCACTACCTGCCCGACCAGACAGGCCTCGACCTCGTCCACCGCATGCGGGAGCAGGGCCACGGCACCGACGTCATCATGATCACCGCCGCCGGCGACGTCACGACCATCCAGACCGCGATGCGCCTCGGCGCCCTGCACTATCTGGTCAAGCCGTTCACCTTCGCCGCGCTGCGCTCCCGCCTCGACTCCTACGCCGCCCTGCGCCGCACCGTCGACCGCGTCGGCGGCCGCGGCATCGCCGGCCAGGAACAGGTCGACCGCATGTTCGGCGCGCTGCGCACCACCCCCGCGCCACCGTCACCGGGCCTGCCGAGCGGCCACTCGGAACCGACGACCGACCTCATCTGCCGCGTCCTGCACCACGCCGACCACCCTCTGTCGGCCCACGAGGTCGCCGCCGAGACCGGCCTGAGCCGCTCCACCGCCCAGCGCTACCTCCGCCACCTGGAACAGGCGGGCCGCCTCCGCCTCTCCCTCAAATACGGCGACACGGGCCGCCCCGAACACCGCTACGCGTGGGTGGCGCCCTAA